Within the Streptomyces sp. YIM 121038 genome, the region AGGCCGCGCACGAGTCCCTGGGCGGTGGTCACGACGGGGTCGGGGTGTGGGTGGTGCACAGTGGCGCCTCTCCGTGGGGTTCAGGCCCGGTCGGTGTACGGGGCGAAGGGGGCCCAGCCCTTGATGGCGAACGCCTCTCCCTCGCGCGCCACTTCCGCGGCGCCGTGGCCGCCCAGGTGCGCGGGGATCACGAGGGCGTTGTGGTCGGCCGCCCAACCGAGGACCTTGCGGCGGGTGGCGCGGGCGCCCGCGGGGTCCTCGCAGAAGCAGCTGTTGGCGTCGGGTTCGAGGATCTGCACCGGGCTGTGCAGCAGGTCGCCGACGAACACCGCGCGGTCCGTACCGGAGGTGAGGGTCAGGACACAGGAGCCGGGCGTGTGTCCGGGAGCCGCGTCCAGGCGCAGGTCCGCGTCGATCCGGTGGCCGTGTTCCCACAGCAGCGTCTGACCCGCCCGGTGCACCGGGGCCACGCTGTCCTCGAAGACGTTCTGGTTGCCGCGGCCGAGCAGCGGCTGGTGCCCGTTCTCGGGGTTCCAGAAGTCGAAGTCGTCCTTCGGCATCAGATAGGTGGCGTTGGGGAAGGTCGGCACCCAGTCCCGACCTTCCAGGTAGGTGTTCCAGCCGACGTGGTCGACGTGGAGGTGCGTGTTGATGACGAGGTCCACGTCCGCCGGCGCGACACCCGCCCGCGCGAGACGGTCCAGGAAGTCGGTTTCCAGACGGCTCCAGACCGGGGCGCAGGGGCGCTCCTTGTGATTTCCCACGCCGGTGTCGACCAGGGTGGTCCTGCCTCCGCTGCGCAGCAGCCAGGTCTGGATCGCGGACTTCACGGTGCTGGTCCCGGCGTCCAGGAAGTGCGGGCTCAGCCAGGACGCCCCGCCGTCCCACACCTCCTTCGTGGTGCCGGGGAAGAAGGTGTGTGGAGGCCACCGTGCTGGCCTTCCAGGGGGACACGGCGGCGGCCCGTGCCCGCGCCGAGGAGGCGCTCTCTCTGGTCGACCCCCTGGAGAGCCGCTCGGTCCACGTCTACGCCCGTCGCGCGCTCGGTGCCGCGTCGGCGGTGGAAGGAGCGTACGAGGCCGCGTACGACCAACTCCGCAGGTGCTTCACGGCAGATGGCGCGCCGGTGCACTACCACGCCTCGTACCCGGCGCTCGCCGACCTGGCCGCCGCGGCGGTGCGCTGCGGCCGCCGCGAGGACGCCGGGGAGATCGTCGAGCGTGCCGCGCGCGTGCTCGCGGACGACGCGTCCCCTCGCCTGCGGGCGCTGATCGGCCGGGCGCGCGGCTTGCTGGCGGGGGCGGGCCCCGACACCGGAGATGCCGAGAGCGCCGGGGACGCCGGGGACGCCGAGGCGCACTTCCGGGCGGCCCTGGCGGACCCGGTCCTGGAGTACTGGCCCTTCGAGCGCGCGCAGACCTTGCTGGACCTGGCCGAACGGCTGCGGCGCCGCCGCCGCGTCGCGGAGGCGCGGGGTCCCCTCGCCGAAGCCCTGGAGACCTTCCGCCGTCTGGGCGCGCGCCCTTGGGTCGAGCGGGCCGGGTCCGAGTCGCGCGCCGCCGGGCTCGACGTCACGGACCCGGCCCCCGACGCGCTCGCCGAACTCTCCCCGCAGCAGCGGCAGATCATCGGGCTCGCCGCCCGCGGCCTGACCAACCGCGAGATCGGCGAGCGGCTCTTCCTGTCCCCGCGCACGGTCGGCTCGCACCTCTACCGCAGCTTCCCCAAGCTGGGCGTCACCGCCCGGTCGCAGTTGCGCGACCTGCTGGAGGGCAGGCCCTAGGCACACGGCGGGCGCTGCCGCAGTCCAGCGCCGTCACGGCCGCGCGGATCAGTTCTCGCGATCCGATTCCGAGCCGTATCCGGCCAGGACGTCGCCGTCCTTGGTGAGGGTCACATACGTCTGCTGGACGTGCTCGTCGATGAGGGCGAAGACGGCCGCCGCCCGCGCGGCGGGAAGGACGTCGACGCTGTCCTGGTACGCACTCACCGTCTTGTTGGCGAAGTGTTCGGAGTAGAACGCGCCGGGGCGCACCAGGTCCTGTCCGTCGGCGCCCTTGGGCGAGCCGTCCGGGTAGAGCTTGCTGAAGCAGGTGGCGCACGGCCGCTTCGTGCCGCCGAGGTGCTCGGGGGTGACGCCGCCGTTGTGCGCGAGGATGCGCAGCTCCGCGTGCAGCCCTTCGCCGCCTCCCCGCGCGACGACCACTGCGCCGCTGCCGGCCCCGCCGCCGCTGCCCTGTCCCGCGGTCTCCTCCTCGTGCAGGTGCTCCGCCGCCTCGAAGTGCGCGTTGACCCGCTCGCCCCTGTCCTTCTCGTCCTTCGGCGCGTCCGGCTTCGGCGCGGGGCGCTTCGCCGCGGCGATCATGTGGCCCAGCAGGTCCCGGACCCCGTTCTGCTGCAACCAGGCCAAGTGGGCGTTCGAGGAGATGTCGTTGGCCGCGATGACGAGCTTGCCCTCGCCGTCGATCGCCGCCTGCACCTCCACGGGGTTGAAGAAGGTGCGCGAGCCCGGGCTGCGCTCCTTCGTCACCAGGTACTGCTTGGTGACGGTGGCGATCCAGCGCAGCCGCCGGACCTCCGGCTGGTCCTCGAAGTCCCGCGGCGACGACTCTCCCTGTACGGCGGTCCGCGCCTGGAACTCGCCTCCTGACGCGGAGCGGACGACCCACTTGCCCGAGGCGAGGAACTGGGC harbors:
- a CDS encoding DUF4157 domain-containing protein — translated: MRAHEELPGAKTGSAGRARHSAAPAPSGPVRGTMDPSEVMTIQRLAGNQAVARLLTEDRHAHGPGCGHGGAKEGGPADHQALIAEAIDSPTTTIPGPLMDRAETFYQNDFSGARFHDGPVAQRAIEAMGARAMTIGPHVFLPPGATQDLSLIGHEFSHLNNNFRGVPETGSANGAGIPVTDPDQSSERTADVEGDAFAAGLETAPSVTVQRAVRDGADRADPHAPGPGPSAPVQRAAQGDPMDLDSAEEFGSSDLEELAHLTDTAPLERIRRMTPQERGAEFKAALRAQFLASGKWVVRSASGGEFQARTAVQGESSPRDFEDQPEVRRLRWIATVTKQYLVTKERSPGSRTFFNPVEVQAAIDGEGKLVIAANDISSNAHLAWLQQNGVRDLLGHMIAAAKRPAPKPDAPKDEKDRGERVNAHFEAAEHLHEEETAGQGSGGGAGSGAVVVARGGGEGLHAELRILAHNGGVTPEHLGGTKRPCATCFSKLYPDGSPKGADGQDLVRPGAFYSEHFANKTVSAYQDSVDVLPAARAAAVFALIDEHVQQTYVTLTKDGDVLAGYGSESDREN